From one Agathobaculum sp. NTUH-O15-33 genomic stretch:
- a CDS encoding S-layer homology domain-containing protein, translating into MRKKLLSALLSMCMMLTMLPMSAFAADETADAKVPWDTDNVYTLTEDTTYETIDTNADGEKDTYAINLDTYTLSVDTVNVGKDSFLSIKDKKDAKGSVKAATSKDGVRFVLDGTLTTEYVIFEDTVTVSASEATPAPASFAARAATPTSSVLSGTFKDGLIIEKDAVVTLKDATVTGDITVKGELTVSGAVEVTGSLKVEGKLTIADDASVTGKIEGEGDIIAPSGYTPYTFEVTSGGHVDVYTVSEDTTSAVKVESGITTLSVKGDKTQMNFFPDSRYDLGDVKLGDDKLDVQNNTYTLNNDTTAHKTVSVNFTYQGGGGGGGGSSGYSVNVASTTNGTVTVSPKNASKGATVTVTAKPDKGYVLDTLTVTDKDGKKIDLTDKGDNKFTFVMPAGSVTVKATFKVAPKTPFTDVAESAWYADAVAYVYENGMMKGTSDTKFSPEQTTTRGMIVTILYRLEKEPSASAASFTDVASGKYYSKAVAWASANKIVTGYGDGKFGPNDTITREQMAAILYRYASYKGYDVTKTADLSKFTDASQVGVFAKAAMQWANAEGLINGTSTTKLSPKSGATRAEVATILMRFCENIAK; encoded by the coding sequence CGAGACCGCTGACGCGAAGGTTCCGTGGGATACGGATAACGTTTATACGTTGACAGAGGATACCACGTATGAGACCATTGATACGAACGCTGATGGTGAAAAAGATACCTATGCAATTAATCTGGACACCTATACCCTGTCTGTCGACACCGTAAACGTTGGCAAGGATAGCTTCTTATCTATCAAGGATAAGAAGGATGCTAAGGGTTCTGTGAAAGCTGCAACGTCTAAGGATGGTGTCCGGTTCGTACTGGATGGTACCCTGACAACCGAGTATGTTATCTTTGAGGATACTGTAACGGTATCTGCATCTGAAGCTACGCCCGCGCCCGCTTCTTTCGCGGCTCGCGCAGCAACTCCGACAAGCAGCGTTCTGAGCGGCACCTTCAAAGACGGTCTCATCATTGAGAAGGATGCAGTTGTAACTTTGAAGGATGCTACGGTTACGGGCGATATCACGGTTAAGGGTGAGTTGACCGTTTCTGGTGCTGTTGAAGTAACGGGTAGCCTCAAGGTTGAGGGTAAACTAACCATTGCTGACGATGCCAGTGTCACTGGTAAGATCGAAGGCGAAGGCGACATTATTGCGCCGTCTGGCTATACCCCGTACACCTTCGAGGTAACTAGCGGCGGCCATGTAGACGTATACACTGTAAGTGAAGATACGACTTCGGCTGTAAAGGTTGAATCCGGCATAACCACATTGTCCGTAAAGGGCGATAAGACGCAGATGAATTTCTTCCCGGATAGCCGCTACGATCTTGGCGATGTCAAGCTCGGCGATGATAAGCTGGATGTACAGAACAATACTTACACCCTGAATAACGATACGACGGCTCACAAGACTGTCTCCGTTAACTTCACCTATCAAGGTGGCGGTGGCGGCGGTGGCGGTTCGTCCGGCTACTCCGTCAACGTTGCGTCCACCACGAACGGCACCGTAACGGTCAGCCCGAAGAACGCCTCCAAGGGCGCTACGGTCACTGTTACCGCCAAGCCTGACAAGGGCTACGTTCTGGACACCCTGACCGTTACCGACAAGGACGGCAAGAAGATCGACCTGACCGACAAGGGCGATAACAAGTTCACCTTCGTTATGCCTGCCGGCAGCGTTACTGTTAAGGCGACCTTCAAGGTAGCTCCCAAGACGCCGTTTACCGACGTTGCGGAAAGCGCTTGGTACGCCGACGCTGTAGCCTATGTCTATGAGAACGGCATGATGAAGGGCACCAGCGACACCAAGTTCAGCCCCGAGCAGACCACCACCCGCGGCATGATCGTTACGATCCTGTACCGTCTGGAGAAGGAGCCGTCTGCTTCCGCCGCCAGCTTCACTGACGTAGCTTCCGGCAAGTACTACTCCAAGGCTGTGGCTTGGGCTTCCGCCAACAAGATCGTCACCGGCTACGGCGACGGCAAGTTTGGCCCGAACGACACCATCACCCGCGAGCAGATGGCTGCGATCCTGTATCGCTATGCCTCCTACAAGGGCTATGATGTGACCAAGACCGCCGACCTTTCCAAGTTCACCGATGCTTCGCAGGTTGGCGTATTTGCCAAGGCTGCTATGCAGTGGGCGAACGCGGAAGGCCTGATCAACGGCACCAGCACCACCAAGCTGTCGCCGAAGTCCGGCGCTACCCGCGCGGAAGTCGCCACCATCCTGATGCGCTTCTGCGAGAATATCGCCAAGTAA